A portion of the Sphaerochaeta pleomorpha str. Grapes genome contains these proteins:
- a CDS encoding ABC transporter permease, which yields MNNDFIISLLSGTLRTSTPIILAALGQVYTQKAGIMDLSVEGTMIIGCLVGFMTAFFTQNLIVGMLCAGIAGMAIGAFMAYLSITVKANQVIAGTALTMFGTGFASYLYRVVFGVRKLPPVVQNFAPVNFGKLGEIPFVGPVFFSHNGTFYFALILVLVTWFVMEKTVFGLQVKAVGEYPSAADAKGIKVGLIRYSSVILGGLYSGLAGATMSLGYMNTYTDHMIAGRGFIAIAVVVFARWLPVRVLLAALLFGCANTLQMRLQSIGVAVPSQLLQALPYILTVLVLLGVSKYVNFPGGFGIPYSRNEK from the coding sequence ATGAATAATGATTTTATCATCAGTTTGCTCAGCGGAACTTTACGTACCAGTACACCGATCATCCTTGCTGCATTGGGACAGGTATACACGCAGAAGGCGGGAATCATGGACCTTTCTGTGGAAGGGACCATGATTATTGGATGCCTTGTAGGTTTTATGACAGCCTTTTTCACTCAGAATCTTATTGTAGGTATGCTTTGTGCCGGTATAGCTGGGATGGCTATCGGGGCTTTTATGGCCTACTTGAGCATTACTGTCAAGGCAAACCAGGTAATAGCGGGTACCGCCCTTACCATGTTCGGTACTGGATTTGCTTCCTATCTGTATCGGGTGGTTTTCGGGGTGAGGAAGCTTCCCCCAGTGGTCCAAAACTTTGCACCGGTTAATTTTGGAAAACTCGGGGAGATTCCTTTTGTCGGTCCGGTGTTTTTCAGTCACAACGGGACCTTTTACTTTGCACTAATTTTGGTCCTGGTAACTTGGTTTGTGATGGAAAAGACTGTGTTTGGGTTACAGGTAAAGGCGGTAGGGGAGTACCCCTCCGCAGCTGATGCAAAAGGTATCAAGGTGGGACTGATCAGATATAGCAGTGTCATCCTTGGTGGATTGTACTCTGGCTTGGCAGGGGCAACCATGTCCTTGGGATATATGAATACCTATACTGACCATATGATAGCTGGTCGTGGGTTCATTGCCATTGCCGTTGTGGTTTTTGCACGTTGGTTACCTGTTCGTGTTCTTCTGGCAGCATTGCTTTTCGGCTGTGCCAATACGCTTCAGATGAGACTGCAATCAATTGGGGTGGCTGTGCCTTCCCAGCTTTTACAGGCCTTGCCCTATATTCTGACTGTTTTGGTTTTACTTGGTGTTTCCAAGTATGTCAATTTCCCCGGAGGGTTTGGGATCCCCTATTCGAGGAATGAAAAATGA
- a CDS encoding putative immunity protein, with amino-acid sequence MLGAIDASLALKYKKGNQLLFSRDSECLQDLMHLIGEQKHRTLVLWAFDCAQAPLTLFEIGHPLETRPRTALQTCQAWARGDVKMPVARKAILACHAVAKEHTDTVTGLLAHAIGQACSTVHVETHALGLVFYELSAIVYTQGLDGCQMAVEEKIKSYYDRLLYWQGEIEHFEGSWAPFLLDEHTENKEKVLQGTRRKSQTT; translated from the coding sequence ATGCTTGGAGCCATTGACGCGTCCCTTGCCTTGAAATACAAAAAGGGAAACCAATTGTTATTCTCAAGGGACAGTGAATGTCTCCAGGATCTTATGCATCTGATTGGAGAACAGAAGCACCGTACCTTGGTCCTCTGGGCTTTCGATTGTGCACAGGCGCCTTTAACCCTGTTTGAAATTGGCCATCCTTTGGAAACCAGGCCCCGTACGGCTTTGCAGACCTGCCAAGCCTGGGCAAGGGGTGATGTCAAAATGCCTGTAGCCAGGAAAGCAATCCTGGCCTGCCATGCAGTTGCAAAAGAACATACAGATACCGTGACAGGATTGCTTGCCCATGCAATAGGGCAGGCTTGTTCTACCGTACATGTAGAAACCCATGCTTTGGGGCTGGTTTTCTATGAGCTATCGGCAATTGTCTACACACAAGGTCTGGACGGCTGCCAGATGGCGGTCGAAGAGAAAATCAAGTCCTATTACGACCGCCTGCTCTATTGGCAGGGGGAAATCGAGCACTTTGAAGGGAGTTGGGCACCATTTCTCCTGGATGAACATACAGAGAATAAAGAAAAAGTGCTGCAGGGAACCAGAAGGAAATCCCAGACAACGTAA
- a CDS encoding ABC transporter ATP-binding protein, translating into MSEYAVQMMNISKYFGSQAANDHVDFTLRSGTIHGLLGENGAGKTTLMNVLFGLQNADEGKILVFGEELALEHSPKEGMRRGIGMVHQHFKLVRTMTVTENFLLGLKISRYPLLNPRVVKKRILQLSGDFTLNIDPDAKIGNLSVGEQQRVEILSALYRDASVLILDEPTAVLTPEEAQEFFVILKALRKAGKSIILISHHLDEIIQIADEVTVLKNGKVAGTAKIDASVRKEDLSRMMVGRDVLFDFDTQRKLCGEDKLVVQNLCAKNERGLVALKDLSFAVRRGEILAIAGVDGNGQKELCEVLVGLRKSTQGSFQLEGKDLTGKSPACIIANHVSYIPEDRQTAGLVMSWSIRDNLILKMFRSKAVSGALFLHKKKIDTVAEDLSKAYAIKSQGLDTEVKNLSGGNQQKVILARELSQGPSLLVASNPTRGLDIGAMEYVRQQMLDVRNAGGAVLLVSADLEEIFQIADRILVMYGGRSMGIVMPQEGVEIVGQMMAGICNKELYV; encoded by the coding sequence ATGAGTGAATATGCAGTCCAAATGATGAATATTTCAAAATATTTTGGCAGTCAGGCAGCAAACGACCATGTTGATTTTACGCTTCGCAGTGGCACGATACATGGTTTGTTAGGTGAGAATGGGGCTGGGAAAACTACCCTGATGAATGTATTGTTTGGTTTGCAGAATGCAGACGAGGGTAAGATTCTTGTATTTGGGGAAGAGCTTGCCCTTGAGCATAGCCCAAAAGAGGGAATGAGACGGGGGATCGGAATGGTACACCAGCATTTCAAGCTGGTGCGAACCATGACGGTAACCGAGAATTTCCTCCTGGGACTTAAGATCAGCAGGTATCCCCTGCTCAACCCTAGAGTCGTCAAAAAGAGAATACTTCAGTTATCTGGGGATTTTACCCTAAATATCGACCCAGATGCCAAAATCGGCAATCTGAGTGTCGGGGAACAACAGCGGGTGGAAATCCTTTCCGCTCTCTACCGCGATGCCTCTGTCTTGATTCTTGATGAACCTACAGCGGTATTGACACCCGAAGAGGCCCAGGAGTTCTTTGTAATCCTCAAAGCCCTTCGTAAAGCAGGAAAATCTATCATCTTGATCAGCCATCACTTGGACGAAATTATTCAGATTGCCGATGAAGTGACCGTATTGAAAAACGGTAAGGTCGCCGGTACTGCCAAGATTGATGCATCAGTGCGAAAGGAAGATCTTTCCCGAATGATGGTTGGTCGAGATGTTTTGTTTGATTTCGATACCCAGCGCAAACTCTGCGGGGAAGACAAGCTGGTCGTGCAGAACCTTTGTGCAAAGAACGAACGTGGCCTTGTGGCCTTGAAAGACCTGTCTTTTGCTGTCAGGCGAGGAGAAATCCTCGCAATTGCCGGTGTTGACGGGAATGGACAGAAGGAGTTGTGCGAGGTTCTTGTGGGACTGCGAAAGAGTACGCAAGGGTCCTTCCAGCTCGAGGGAAAAGACCTGACGGGAAAATCCCCGGCATGTATCATCGCAAACCATGTCTCCTATATCCCCGAGGACAGGCAGACTGCCGGATTGGTCATGTCTTGGTCTATCAGGGACAACCTGATTTTGAAAATGTTTCGAAGTAAGGCCGTTAGCGGAGCCCTTTTCTTGCACAAAAAGAAAATTGATACAGTTGCCGAAGATTTGTCCAAAGCCTATGCAATCAAAAGCCAAGGGTTGGACACCGAGGTAAAGAATTTGAGCGGAGGCAACCAGCAGAAGGTTATTCTTGCCAGGGAGCTGTCCCAAGGCCCTTCCCTACTGGTAGCAAGCAACCCAACCAGGGGGCTGGATATAGGCGCTATGGAATATGTACGGCAGCAAATGCTTGATGTCCGTAATGCAGGCGGGGCTGTTTTGCTCGTGTCCGCAGACCTTGAGGAGATTTTTCAGATTGCCGATCGGATTCTGGTGATGTATGGGGGTAGGTCCATGGGAATCGTAATGCCTCAGGAGGGCGTTGAGATAGTAGGTCAGATGATGGCCGGTATTTGCAATAAGGAACTATACGTATGA
- a CDS encoding fumarylacetoacetate hydrolase family protein encodes MKYLRFSYQDSVHYGILQDNTVQVLDGSPFGSYTVTDKKLALDKVKILTPCNYTKAVCIGLNYRDHAEEFQLPIPTEPVVFIKPSTASLDPLGTIVYPPQCHRLDYEAELAIVIGKKAKNIEEQDVKEYILGYTCANDITARDLQPKQGQWTVAKSFDTFCPFGPFISDEVNPSNLVIESRVNGKTMQKSNSKHLIFSVPFLVSYLSKVMTLLPGDIILTGTPGGISGMHKGDTVEIIIEGLGTLKNTIG; translated from the coding sequence ATGAAATACCTACGCTTTTCCTACCAGGACTCAGTGCACTACGGTATCCTGCAAGACAATACCGTCCAGGTCCTTGACGGCAGCCCATTCGGCTCCTATACCGTCACTGACAAAAAACTTGCATTGGATAAGGTAAAAATCCTTACCCCTTGTAATTATACCAAGGCTGTATGCATCGGATTGAATTATCGCGACCATGCAGAGGAATTCCAGCTTCCCATCCCGACTGAGCCGGTGGTCTTTATCAAACCCTCGACTGCCAGTCTCGATCCTCTGGGGACCATTGTCTATCCACCTCAGTGCCATCGTCTGGACTATGAGGCGGAACTTGCCATCGTTATCGGGAAAAAAGCAAAGAATATTGAGGAACAGGATGTCAAAGAATACATCCTCGGCTACACCTGTGCCAATGATATCACCGCACGTGACCTGCAACCCAAACAGGGGCAGTGGACCGTGGCAAAAAGTTTCGATACCTTCTGTCCCTTCGGTCCGTTTATCAGTGATGAGGTCAACCCTTCCAACCTGGTTATCGAAAGCAGGGTAAATGGCAAGACGATGCAGAAGTCAAACTCGAAACACCTGATCTTCAGCGTTCCCTTCCTGGTCAGTTATCTTTCCAAGGTAATGACATTGCTTCCCGGGGACATCATTCTCACCGGCACCCCAGGCGGGATTAGTGGTATGCACAAAGGCGATACCGTGGAGATTATCATTGAGGGTTTAGGGACACTGAAAAATACCATCGGGTAA
- a CDS encoding BMP family protein: MKKWFLIALLGVVACGITFAGGSKEVTEKTGDSGTKPLKIAVILPGKIDDVSFNQAFYEGMKQIESEQGSAISVTYVEDVYEVADIEPALMDFASRGYDLIFGHGFQFMEPIIKVAEQFPDTCFALGTGYKSVINSCVYDVKLGQGGYLMGALAALITETGKIGVIGGGDASEIYRGHEGFKMGARSINPNIVIQEFYTGDWRDAAKAKEGALGMYDSGVDVIWHSGDGIGLGVVNAGLQSDKLVLSNIINQNVLAPNNVVSGIDYRWDLVIREIVQDVLDGNFLNRENKFYWIDVANKGLQVSSFNQFKDKYPASVFEKMDEIEKGILDGTIVIPEFEK, translated from the coding sequence ATGAAAAAATGGTTTCTCATTGCTCTGTTGGGTGTTGTTGCGTGTGGCATTACATTTGCCGGTGGGTCAAAAGAAGTTACGGAAAAAACCGGTGATTCGGGTACCAAGCCTTTGAAAATTGCTGTTATCCTCCCGGGGAAAATTGATGATGTTTCTTTCAACCAGGCTTTTTATGAAGGGATGAAGCAGATCGAGAGCGAGCAGGGAAGTGCAATTAGTGTTACCTATGTCGAAGATGTCTATGAAGTTGCAGATATCGAACCAGCCCTCATGGACTTTGCTTCCCGTGGATATGATTTGATTTTCGGCCATGGTTTCCAGTTCATGGAACCAATCATCAAGGTTGCCGAACAGTTTCCTGATACCTGCTTTGCCTTGGGTACCGGATACAAATCGGTTATCAACTCCTGTGTATATGACGTCAAACTCGGTCAGGGTGGCTATTTGATGGGAGCCTTGGCTGCCCTGATTACCGAGACAGGTAAAATCGGTGTCATCGGTGGTGGGGATGCTTCGGAGATCTATCGTGGCCATGAAGGCTTCAAGATGGGTGCCCGTTCGATTAATCCCAATATCGTAATCCAAGAGTTCTATACTGGCGACTGGCGTGACGCTGCCAAAGCAAAGGAAGGGGCCCTGGGAATGTATGACAGTGGAGTCGATGTAATCTGGCACAGTGGCGACGGTATCGGTTTGGGTGTTGTCAATGCAGGGCTTCAATCAGATAAGTTGGTTCTTTCCAACATCATCAACCAGAATGTCCTTGCTCCAAACAACGTGGTAAGCGGTATCGATTATCGTTGGGACCTTGTTATTCGTGAAATTGTCCAAGACGTACTTGATGGCAATTTCCTCAACAGGGAAAACAAGTTCTACTGGATTGATGTTGCCAACAAAGGCTTGCAGGTTTCTTCCTTCAACCAGTTCAAAGACAAGTACCCTGCGTCCGTATTCGAGAAGATGGACGAAATCGAAAAGGGAATCCTTGATGGAACAATTGTGATTCCTGAATTTGAAAAATAA
- the rlmD gene encoding 23S rRNA (uracil(1939)-C(5))-methyltransferase RlmD: MKNYKQCPLARECGGCQLMEYPYPEQLEYKMEYVEEMLDKFGTVAPIIGMEDPTRYRTKVQAVFGRDLRGKVISGIYREGTHHIVAIRDCLVEDPTADAILGTIRSLMTRFGIEPYDEDEQMGYIRHVLIKTSRYSGHVMVVLVCGQWPIPSKDDFLSALKQQHPEIATISLNMNYDQTSMVLSEIPEKILFGKGFIEEKLCGLMFRISAKSFFQVNPVQTEVLFNIAMKMAQLKDTDEVIDAYCGTGTIALIAASKGVKHVLGIEVSPDAIEDAMVNARNNNLSNVDFVCDDASAYLKQMAKDKKSCDVLFLDPPRAGSDERFLAAALKMAPRKIIYISCNAITLERDLRYMLKFSPYEVRGIQPVDMFPHTTHVETIVLLERV, encoded by the coding sequence ATGAAAAATTACAAACAATGTCCCCTTGCGCGGGAGTGTGGCGGTTGCCAGTTGATGGAGTATCCCTATCCCGAACAGTTGGAATATAAGATGGAATACGTTGAAGAGATGCTTGATAAGTTTGGAACGGTTGCTCCTATCATCGGAATGGAAGATCCTACCCGGTATCGCACCAAAGTCCAGGCAGTTTTCGGCAGGGATCTCCGTGGTAAAGTAATCAGCGGAATCTACCGCGAAGGAACCCACCATATCGTTGCCATCCGTGACTGTCTGGTCGAAGACCCTACCGCCGATGCTATTCTTGGTACGATTCGTTCCCTCATGACACGGTTCGGTATCGAACCGTATGATGAAGACGAACAGATGGGTTATATCCGTCATGTCCTTATCAAAACCTCCCGCTATAGCGGCCATGTCATGGTTGTTTTGGTCTGCGGGCAGTGGCCCATTCCCTCAAAGGATGATTTCCTCAGTGCCTTGAAGCAGCAGCATCCCGAGATTGCCACCATCTCGTTGAACATGAACTATGACCAGACGAGTATGGTGCTCAGTGAAATTCCTGAGAAAATCCTCTTCGGCAAAGGCTTCATCGAGGAAAAACTCTGTGGTCTGATGTTCCGTATCTCTGCAAAGTCTTTCTTTCAGGTCAACCCTGTACAAACAGAAGTGCTGTTCAACATCGCAATGAAAATGGCCCAGTTGAAGGATACTGATGAAGTAATTGATGCCTATTGCGGAACCGGGACCATCGCTCTTATTGCCGCAAGCAAAGGGGTCAAGCATGTGCTCGGTATTGAGGTAAGCCCCGATGCTATTGAAGATGCCATGGTGAATGCAAGGAACAACAACCTGTCGAACGTTGATTTTGTCTGTGACGATGCCTCTGCCTATCTTAAGCAAATGGCCAAAGACAAGAAAAGCTGCGATGTTCTGTTCCTTGATCCGCCTCGGGCCGGAAGCGACGAACGATTCCTTGCCGCCGCGCTCAAAATGGCTCCAAGGAAAATCATATATATCTCCTGCAATGCCATCACCCTTGAACGTGACCTACGCTATATGCTCAAGTTCAGCCCCTATGAAGTGAGGGGAATACAACCTGTGGACATGTTCCCCCATACTACCCATGTGGAGACCATTGTACTTTTGGAACGGGTTTAA
- a CDS encoding ABC transporter permease, with translation MKPTYNKISNIGRQMLPSVISVLCALLIGAGVLALSGFDPFESYKTLFSGAFGSRYSFSETLVKMIPILVISLGTSVAFKAQLWNIGGNGQYTMGAIVAVWVCVYSNLPVPLMLLVSFLASVAAGFLYGAFIGVMKAKLNANEVITTLMFDYIVAYFLSFLVYGPMMDPQGHGFPQSCLVSSQVLFTKLLKGTRLHSGLFLALALVVLLYLFWHTKEGFQVKMVGQNQKVARLCGLNVNRQIILTLGISAAFAAVAGWIDVMGIHGRLQDNLAGSLGSVATVVALLGGLHPFGILLSSLLFSALVVGGASMQRFCGVPFSLVTIIQSLVIVFVISSTMFGQQKQKRVKEHE, from the coding sequence ATGAAGCCTACCTACAATAAAATTTCAAATATCGGAAGGCAGATGCTTCCTTCTGTAATCTCTGTATTGTGTGCATTGCTCATTGGAGCAGGGGTTCTTGCCCTCAGTGGTTTCGATCCCTTTGAGAGTTATAAAACATTGTTTTCCGGTGCCTTCGGTTCTCGATATAGCTTCTCTGAGACCCTGGTAAAGATGATTCCCATACTGGTTATATCCTTGGGAACAAGTGTAGCTTTCAAAGCCCAGCTTTGGAATATCGGGGGTAACGGGCAATATACGATGGGGGCAATCGTTGCAGTCTGGGTCTGTGTCTATTCCAACCTACCGGTCCCTCTCATGCTTCTTGTGTCGTTTTTGGCCTCTGTTGCGGCAGGTTTTCTCTATGGAGCCTTTATCGGGGTCATGAAAGCCAAGCTGAATGCAAATGAAGTCATAACAACGCTCATGTTCGATTACATCGTAGCATATTTTCTGAGTTTTCTTGTCTATGGCCCGATGATGGATCCCCAGGGTCATGGTTTTCCCCAGTCTTGTCTTGTTTCCTCGCAGGTGCTTTTTACGAAGTTGCTAAAAGGGACAAGACTTCACTCCGGTCTGTTTCTTGCCCTTGCCCTGGTAGTTCTGCTCTATCTGTTCTGGCATACGAAGGAAGGGTTTCAGGTAAAAATGGTTGGTCAGAACCAGAAAGTTGCACGCTTGTGTGGTTTGAACGTCAATCGCCAGATTATCCTTACCTTGGGAATTTCAGCTGCGTTCGCAGCAGTTGCCGGGTGGATAGATGTAATGGGTATCCATGGGCGCCTACAGGACAACCTAGCCGGTTCCTTGGGTTCTGTAGCCACGGTCGTTGCCTTGTTAGGGGGCCTGCACCCTTTCGGTATCCTCCTTTCCTCGCTTCTTTTCAGTGCCTTGGTGGTAGGCGGTGCAAGTATGCAGCGTTTTTGCGGAGTTCCCTTTTCCCTGGTTACGATCATACAGTCTTTGGTAATAGTGTTTGTCATAAGCAGCACTATGTTTGGCCAGCAAAAACAAAAGAGGGTCAAAGAACATGAATAA
- a CDS encoding DUF523 domain-containing protein: MEHHPVVLTEKIAIGISMCAMGCPVRYNGKAIDVLTVLGRERQDFIWCPVCPECLAGLGVTRDPIHLTSGCGDDVWTGEAGIRNRGGKVVTEAVIEGCKDSLKALQRCNTKAFVYMDGSPSCGVYRTTLKNTRRGNPPGVFGSLLLKEGYFLIPSSDLQSPLKWWDWRRRLLAFHWFANLQLSGLQELYDAWYRLKFLCQELDNTWAREMGRTLATLSKEDFASFEPEFRLQVLNLLRRPSTPAKITNSLWKHYSHYRKSRGKRVEEINSPDFKRNVTTIAKELLKMERTAVEDDFLFGASPVIYRDQRRLEAIEKRKTEE; this comes from the coding sequence ATGGAACACCATCCAGTCGTACTCACAGAGAAGATTGCCATTGGCATCAGCATGTGCGCCATGGGTTGTCCGGTACGGTATAATGGCAAAGCCATTGACGTATTGACCGTACTAGGACGGGAAAGACAGGACTTCATCTGGTGTCCGGTATGCCCGGAATGCCTGGCCGGGTTGGGGGTTACCCGTGACCCCATACACCTCACCAGTGGTTGTGGTGATGACGTATGGACTGGGGAAGCCGGGATAAGGAACCGAGGCGGAAAGGTAGTAACAGAGGCTGTGATCGAAGGTTGCAAGGACAGTCTCAAAGCACTCCAACGGTGTAATACAAAAGCCTTTGTCTACATGGATGGCAGTCCTTCCTGTGGGGTATATCGAACCACCTTGAAAAATACACGCAGGGGGAATCCCCCTGGAGTATTCGGATCCCTGCTCCTCAAGGAGGGGTATTTTCTCATTCCTTCCAGTGACCTGCAGAGTCCATTGAAATGGTGGGACTGGAGACGAAGGCTTTTGGCCTTCCACTGGTTTGCAAATCTCCAGCTTTCCGGCTTACAAGAGCTCTATGATGCATGGTACCGTCTCAAGTTCCTCTGCCAGGAACTGGACAATACCTGGGCAAGGGAAATGGGCAGGACACTCGCTACATTGAGTAAGGAGGACTTTGCTTCATTCGAACCGGAGTTCAGACTTCAGGTTTTAAATCTGCTTCGCCGTCCCTCTACCCCCGCAAAGATTACAAACAGCCTTTGGAAACATTATTCCCACTATAGAAAGAGCCGAGGCAAGCGTGTCGAGGAAATCAATTCCCCTGATTTCAAGCGAAATGTCACGACCATCGCCAAGGAGTTGCTGAAGATGGAAAGGACTGCGGTAGAGGATGATTTCCTGTTTGGAGCCTCCCCTGTTATCTATCGGGACCAGAGAAGACTGGAGGCAATCGAAAAGCGGAAAACCGAGGAATGA
- a CDS encoding molybdopterin cofactor-binding domain-containing protein has translation MSNKRAQNLQPLVTGEAKFSGESENLSTFLYAYPVVSPEAKGKLITVDFSPILALPGVVGHFVASDIPGQNAIGAIRRVEEPLLAFDTVEYIGQPVGVVLATDAETARKAARLVHVLVAVQEPILSLDQAIDKKCFYEAPLTVTSGNLEEGFINAYGVLEGTFESHAQEHAYIETQRAFAMKGEHGVGVKIHCGTQAVTDIQEVVALLLGLPVNKVEVDVDRVGGAFGGKERGGTMWAGIAALGLYMSGKSCAVILDRSDDFAWTGKRHPYKSNYRVGYNAKGVITAFEVDMYANGGFYEDFTVAIMERAVLGICGPYFLANARITGYCCQTNLPANTAFRGFGAPQATLVMEAIIAGIAQNLGLPVMEIQQRNFIHDGQKTPYDMVLEEVAIPQIYETLMTDCDYPSLRSACDAFNRSHRYTKRGIGIVPVKYGIGFTATFLNQGNALVYVYSDGSISVSHGGIDMGQGLYTKVEMIVAETLGVSEDSVHCESTNTKRIGCVASTAASTGTDLNGEAARMACLQIRTELEKAAAKFLSEKFHLAEAPNYIEFKDGMWWDVRMASEKQTFASLASYCYFNRCNLGAQAHYATPGLSYDILKGKGTPFSYFTNGVCLAEVEVNTLTGTYALTQVHLRHEGGNILDYEIDRGQVVGGFMQGLGFVTTEDIQYSPQGKSLATSFSTYKVPLISDFPPVMDVNLVPSKDKVAGVLGSKGVGEPPLIYGVSVFNALRDAVEAVSDHTKSAGLLHPATAQRVLEAIEGQKA, from the coding sequence ATGAGCAATAAACGTGCACAAAACCTCCAACCCCTAGTTACCGGGGAAGCAAAGTTCTCAGGGGAGTCTGAAAACCTTTCTACCTTCCTGTATGCCTATCCTGTCGTTTCCCCTGAAGCCAAGGGAAAACTCATTACCGTTGATTTTTCACCAATCTTAGCCCTCCCAGGAGTAGTCGGGCACTTTGTTGCCTCAGATATTCCCGGACAGAATGCAATTGGAGCTATCAGGAGGGTGGAAGAACCCCTGCTTGCCTTTGATACCGTAGAATATATAGGTCAACCGGTCGGTGTGGTACTTGCAACCGATGCCGAGACAGCACGCAAGGCAGCCCGACTTGTACATGTACTCGTCGCAGTACAGGAACCGATTCTCTCCCTGGACCAAGCCATAGACAAAAAATGCTTTTATGAGGCCCCGTTGACAGTGACCTCCGGTAATCTTGAGGAAGGTTTTATTAATGCCTATGGCGTACTCGAGGGTACGTTTGAGTCCCATGCCCAGGAACACGCCTATATAGAAACCCAAAGGGCTTTTGCCATGAAGGGTGAACATGGGGTGGGAGTGAAGATTCACTGTGGGACCCAAGCGGTAACCGATATACAGGAGGTGGTGGCCCTTCTGCTGGGACTTCCCGTCAATAAAGTTGAAGTTGATGTAGACCGAGTCGGTGGAGCCTTCGGAGGCAAGGAACGCGGTGGAACCATGTGGGCTGGAATTGCAGCCCTCGGTCTATATATGAGTGGGAAAAGCTGTGCTGTTATTCTTGACAGGAGCGATGATTTTGCCTGGACAGGCAAACGCCATCCTTATAAAAGCAATTACCGTGTAGGGTATAATGCCAAAGGGGTAATTACCGCCTTTGAAGTGGATATGTATGCCAATGGGGGATTCTATGAGGATTTTACAGTAGCCATCATGGAAAGGGCCGTTTTAGGTATCTGTGGGCCCTATTTCCTCGCCAATGCAAGGATTACAGGCTATTGTTGCCAGACAAATCTGCCGGCGAATACTGCCTTTAGGGGATTCGGGGCTCCCCAGGCAACTTTGGTTATGGAAGCGATCATTGCTGGAATTGCCCAGAACCTAGGTTTGCCGGTTATGGAAATTCAACAGAGGAATTTTATCCATGATGGGCAGAAAACCCCCTATGACATGGTCCTCGAGGAAGTCGCCATTCCTCAGATTTATGAGACTTTAATGACCGACTGTGATTACCCTTCGCTTCGTTCAGCCTGCGATGCTTTCAATAGATCCCATCGGTATACCAAACGGGGTATCGGGATTGTGCCCGTCAAATACGGGATAGGGTTTACTGCAACGTTTCTCAACCAAGGGAACGCATTGGTATATGTCTATAGCGACGGGTCAATTAGCGTGAGCCATGGCGGTATCGACATGGGACAGGGTCTCTATACGAAAGTAGAGATGATAGTTGCCGAAACCTTGGGAGTCAGCGAAGACAGTGTCCATTGCGAAAGCACCAATACCAAAAGAATTGGGTGCGTAGCTTCGACTGCAGCCTCTACCGGTACCGACCTCAATGGAGAAGCTGCTAGAATGGCTTGCTTGCAGATTCGCACTGAATTGGAAAAAGCCGCTGCCAAATTCCTTAGCGAGAAATTCCATCTGGCAGAAGCCCCCAATTACATCGAGTTCAAGGATGGAATGTGGTGGGACGTGCGTATGGCCAGTGAGAAACAAACATTTGCCTCCCTAGCGTCCTATTGTTATTTCAACCGTTGCAATCTTGGTGCCCAGGCTCACTATGCGACGCCGGGACTAAGCTATGACATCTTGAAAGGCAAAGGGACCCCATTCTCCTATTTTACCAATGGGGTTTGCCTGGCTGAGGTGGAAGTAAACACCTTGACAGGTACCTATGCCCTTACCCAGGTTCATCTCCGCCATGAGGGAGGGAACATCCTTGACTACGAAATCGACCGGGGCCAGGTGGTAGGTGGCTTTATGCAGGGCCTTGGGTTTGTGACTACCGAAGATATTCAGTATTCACCACAGGGAAAGTCGCTTGCAACTTCTTTCTCGACTTACAAAGTTCCCCTCATCTCTGATTTTCCCCCTGTCATGGATGTCAATCTTGTTCCATCCAAAGACAAAGTTGCCGGGGTTTTGGGGTCCAAAGGCGTCGGGGAACCTCCTTTGATTTATGGGGTTTCGGTATTCAACGCACTGAGGGATGCCGTGGAAGCGGTAAGCGACCATACAAAGAGTGCCGGCCTGCTGCATCCTGCCACTGCCCAACGGGTTCTGGAAGCGATTGAGGGGCAGAAAGCATAA